The following are from one region of the Oryzias melastigma strain HK-1 linkage group LG22, ASM292280v2, whole genome shotgun sequence genome:
- the LOC112147493 gene encoding bcl-2-modifying factor isoform X2: MNASEIIRFIQVPPRMDDEEDDVFEPDPNNWRTAVRKIKCEDRGTQTPGPALVPNNGMLLCGLAEEPRPLFYARFELAGDLEARRHDREAERGGMERLPRQQPAARSTEACIAQKLQLIGDQFHRERLQLYHQNQRNQGPLWWRLTTALVSLLLDRGFIAGGGGAGQR, translated from the exons atGAATGCGTCTGAGATCATCAGATTTATTCAAG TGCCCCCCCGCATGGACGATGAGGAAGACGATGTGTTCGAGCCGGACCCCAACAACTGGCGCACGGCGGTCAGGAAGATAAAGTGTGAAGACCGGGGCACGCAGACGCCCGGTCCTGCCCTGGTACCAAACAACGGCATGCTTCTCTGTGGACTTGCAGAGGAGCCCAGACCACTTTTCTACG CACGCTTCGAGCTTGCTGGGGATCTTGAGGCGAGGCGGCACGACAGGGAAGCGGAGCGGGGCGGGATGGAGCGGCTTCCCCGGCAGCAGCCTGCGGCACGCAGCACGGAGGCCTGCATTGCACAGAAACTCCAGCTGATAGGGGACCAGTTTCACCGGGAACGCCTACAACTG TATCATCAAAACCAAAGGAACCAGGGGCCGCTGTGGTGGCGCCTCACCACGGCCCTCGTCAGCCTTCTATTGGATAGAGGCTTTATTGCTGGAGGGGGGGGTGCAGGACAAAGGTAA
- the LOC112147493 gene encoding bcl-2-modifying factor isoform X1: protein MNASEIIRFIQVPPRMDDEEDDVFEPDPNNWRTAVRKIKCEDRGTQTPGPALVPNNGMLLCGLAEEPRPLFYGNAGFRLHFPARFELAGDLEARRHDREAERGGMERLPRQQPAARSTEACIAQKLQLIGDQFHRERLQLYHQNQRNQGPLWWRLTTALVSLLLDRGFIAGGGGAGQR from the exons atGAATGCGTCTGAGATCATCAGATTTATTCAAG TGCCCCCCCGCATGGACGATGAGGAAGACGATGTGTTCGAGCCGGACCCCAACAACTGGCGCACGGCGGTCAGGAAGATAAAGTGTGAAGACCGGGGCACGCAGACGCCCGGTCCTGCCCTGGTACCAAACAACGGCATGCTTCTCTGTGGACTTGCAGAGGAGCCCAGACCACTTTTCTACG GTAACGCAGGTTTTCGATTGCACTTCCCAGCACGCTTCGAGCTTGCTGGGGATCTTGAGGCGAGGCGGCACGACAGGGAAGCGGAGCGGGGCGGGATGGAGCGGCTTCCCCGGCAGCAGCCTGCGGCACGCAGCACGGAGGCCTGCATTGCACAGAAACTCCAGCTGATAGGGGACCAGTTTCACCGGGAACGCCTACAACTG TATCATCAAAACCAAAGGAACCAGGGGCCGCTGTGGTGGCGCCTCACCACGGCCCTCGTCAGCCTTCTATTGGATAGAGGCTTTATTGCTGGAGGGGGGGGTGCAGGACAAAGGTAA
- the LOC112147493 gene encoding bcl-2-modifying factor isoform X3, which yields MDDEEDDVFEPDPNNWRTAVRKIKCEDRGTQTPGPALVPNNGMLLCGLAEEPRPLFYGNAGFRLHFPARFELAGDLEARRHDREAERGGMERLPRQQPAARSTEACIAQKLQLIGDQFHRERLQLYHQNQRNQGPLWWRLTTALVSLLLDRGFIAGGGGAGQR from the exons ATGGACGATGAGGAAGACGATGTGTTCGAGCCGGACCCCAACAACTGGCGCACGGCGGTCAGGAAGATAAAGTGTGAAGACCGGGGCACGCAGACGCCCGGTCCTGCCCTGGTACCAAACAACGGCATGCTTCTCTGTGGACTTGCAGAGGAGCCCAGACCACTTTTCTACG GTAACGCAGGTTTTCGATTGCACTTCCCAGCACGCTTCGAGCTTGCTGGGGATCTTGAGGCGAGGCGGCACGACAGGGAAGCGGAGCGGGGCGGGATGGAGCGGCTTCCCCGGCAGCAGCCTGCGGCACGCAGCACGGAGGCCTGCATTGCACAGAAACTCCAGCTGATAGGGGACCAGTTTCACCGGGAACGCCTACAACTG TATCATCAAAACCAAAGGAACCAGGGGCCGCTGTGGTGGCGCCTCACCACGGCCCTCGTCAGCCTTCTATTGGATAGAGGCTTTATTGCTGGAGGGGGGGGTGCAGGACAAAGGTAA